A section of the Methanocaldococcus sp. FS406-22 genome encodes:
- a CDS encoding MetS family NSS transporter small subunit yields the protein MNLGAIAMFIFGAVILWGGAIYFLWRSIKSKNNKEDIEE from the coding sequence ATGAATCTTGGAGCTATAGCAATGTTTATATTTGGTGCTGTAATTTTATGGGGTGGGGCAATTTACTTTTTATGGAGGTCAATTAAGAGCAAAAATAATAAAGAGGATATAGAGGAATAA
- a CDS encoding PIN domain-containing protein, translating to MYKIVPDTNFLIYVFKHKINFDYEIERALNAKFEIIILSPVKEELERLLKSGDLKGKEKLAVNLALAKIKNYKLIDYNANYADEAILNYAKENKNVIVATNDKELKEKLIENNIPVMVVRQKKYFEVFGMI from the coding sequence ATATACAAAATAGTCCCAGACACCAACTTTTTAATTTACGTCTTTAAGCATAAGATAAACTTTGATTATGAGATAGAGAGGGCTTTAAATGCAAAGTTTGAGATAATTATACTTTCTCCTGTAAAAGAAGAGTTAGAGAGGTTATTAAAAAGTGGAGATTTAAAAGGTAAAGAAAAATTGGCTGTTAATTTAGCACTTGCAAAGATAAAAAACTACAAATTAATTGATTACAATGCTAATTATGCAGATGAGGCAATCTTAAATTATGCAAAAGAAAATAAAAATGTCATTGTAGCAACAAACGATAAAGAACTTAAAGAGAAATTAATAGAAAACAACATCCCAGTAATGGTCGTTAGGCAGAAAAAGTATTTTGAGGTCTTTGGGATGATTTAG
- a CDS encoding AAA family ATPase, whose amino-acid sequence MILKEIKMNNFKSHENTRITFDEGIIAIIGENGSGKSSIFEAVFFALFGADALRRMGLSYDEVITKGKKVMSVELEFKINGVKYRVVREYDGRSSAKLYKNGKPYATTISEVNKAINEILGVDRDMFLNSIYIKQGEIANLLNLPPHERKELIGKLLGIDDFEKCYQKMKDVIDEYKRQLEGIKGYLSNREEYEKELNNKISDLEKKEKELKILKEKLDKVREEFKIAEKTFEEWNNKKSLYEKLIGKLEERKKALELENNKLKNLKYDLDAVIEAENTLNRYREEFEEYKSLSDKIKTVEDRLGELSPIYEEYLKLSNTLKNLENDINSLKETIEKSKYRDRVNELDKLLEEINNKIKNLEKIKDHLIELDNLYTKLNEIEKYKKTADELRAYYDKYKQLDEALEKYNKMMLNYAKLLQSKKSLESNIESLKSEIRNIKDELGKINIDEVKKALEDIDKKKIELETLQKQKEDIKQKIGEINNEINRIKKVLNELKDVEGRCPLCKTPIDDIKKQELINSHKSQLNSKYKELEELNKKINEIDKKIIEINKIIRREKELRELETKYYEKLKTLQNLKSKLEELENTLIDIENQLKSYIIDGKPVNEIVDEIKKQLNEIEDKYNKYISAIDYLKNADEDKIRKRIKELEDVVKGWDKDKCIEEINKLREEEKEIINLKDKVTQLKSKELKFKEVENKMLSKLGLYKEYISLKDAVDKYKAKLYELEEIYKKCNSAEVTLNNLRKEYGVDDIKSYLNDMIVKVNENIKDIEERISYIKQKLDEINYSEDKYREIEEEFKKKQEELNIIERELKVVENSIEYLKEEIEKIKEKLQSLSELEKEKVKLERFVEYLTKIRKLFGKDGFQRYLRRKYIPIIQRHLNEAFNEFDLPYSFVELTEDFDVKVHSPNGILTIDNLSGGEQIAVALSLRLAIANALVGNRVECIILDEPTVYLDENRRAKLAEIFKKIDNVPQMVIITHHRELEDVADTIINVTKEGGVSKVKTNE is encoded by the coding sequence ATGATACTAAAAGAAATAAAGATGAATAACTTTAAAAGCCATGAAAATACTAGAATTACATTTGATGAGGGAATTATTGCTATTATTGGGGAGAATGGTAGTGGGAAGTCATCTATCTTTGAGGCAGTGTTTTTTGCATTGTTTGGAGCTGATGCTTTAAGAAGAATGGGGTTAAGCTATGATGAGGTTATAACTAAAGGTAAAAAAGTCATGTCTGTTGAGCTTGAATTTAAAATTAATGGAGTTAAATATAGGGTTGTCAGAGAATACGATGGCAGAAGTTCAGCTAAGCTCTATAAGAATGGAAAACCCTATGCTACAACAATTAGTGAAGTTAATAAAGCAATAAATGAAATTTTAGGCGTTGATAGGGATATGTTTTTAAACTCCATATATATAAAGCAAGGGGAGATAGCAAATCTTTTAAATCTCCCACCACACGAAAGAAAGGAGCTTATTGGTAAGCTCTTAGGAATAGATGACTTTGAAAAATGCTATCAGAAGATGAAGGATGTTATCGATGAATATAAAAGGCAGTTAGAGGGAATTAAAGGATATCTAAGCAATAGAGAAGAGTATGAGAAAGAATTAAACAATAAGATATCTGATTTAGAGAAGAAAGAAAAAGAACTAAAAATATTAAAAGAAAAGTTGGATAAAGTTAGAGAAGAGTTTAAAATTGCTGAAAAAACCTTTGAAGAATGGAATAATAAAAAATCCCTCTATGAAAAATTAATAGGAAAGCTTGAAGAGAGAAAAAAAGCCTTAGAATTAGAAAATAACAAACTTAAAAATCTAAAATACGATTTAGATGCAGTTATTGAGGCAGAAAATACTTTAAATAGGTATAGAGAGGAGTTTGAGGAGTATAAATCATTATCTGATAAGATTAAGACAGTTGAGGATAGATTGGGGGAGTTGTCTCCAATATATGAGGAATATCTAAAGTTATCAAACACTCTAAAGAATCTTGAAAATGACATCAATTCCTTAAAAGAAACTATTGAAAAGAGTAAGTATAGAGATAGAGTGAATGAGTTGGATAAGCTGTTAGAGGAGATAAACAACAAGATTAAAAACTTGGAAAAGATAAAAGACCACTTAATAGAGCTTGATAACCTCTATACTAAGCTTAATGAGATTGAAAAATACAAAAAAACTGCTGATGAGCTTAGGGCTTACTATGATAAGTATAAGCAATTGGATGAAGCCTTAGAGAAATACAACAAAATGATGCTAAATTATGCAAAGCTATTACAGAGTAAAAAATCCCTTGAAAGCAATATTGAAAGCCTAAAATCTGAAATTAGAAATATAAAGGATGAGTTGGGCAAAATAAATATTGACGAGGTTAAAAAAGCTTTAGAAGATATAGATAAAAAGAAGATAGAGCTTGAAACTCTGCAGAAACAGAAAGAGGATATAAAACAAAAAATAGGAGAGATTAATAATGAAATTAATAGGATAAAGAAGGTTTTAAATGAACTTAAGGATGTTGAAGGTAGATGTCCATTGTGTAAAACTCCAATAGATGACATTAAGAAGCAAGAGCTAATAAACTCTCACAAATCTCAACTAAATAGCAAATACAAAGAGTTGGAAGAGCTAAACAAAAAGATTAATGAGATTGACAAAAAAATAATAGAGATAAATAAAATTATCAGAAGAGAGAAGGAATTAAGAGAACTTGAGACAAAATACTATGAGAAACTAAAAACTCTGCAGAATTTAAAATCAAAGTTGGAAGAGCTTGAAAATACTCTAATAGATATTGAAAACCAGCTTAAAAGCTATATAATTGATGGAAAGCCAGTGAATGAAATAGTAGATGAGATTAAAAAGCAATTAAATGAGATTGAAGATAAATACAACAAATATATCTCAGCAATTGATTATCTAAAGAATGCAGATGAAGATAAAATAAGAAAGAGAATTAAAGAGCTTGAAGATGTAGTTAAGGGCTGGGATAAAGATAAATGCATAGAAGAGATTAATAAACTAAGGGAAGAAGAGAAGGAGATAATTAATTTAAAAGATAAAGTTACTCAGCTTAAAAGTAAGGAGCTTAAATTTAAAGAAGTTGAGAATAAGATGCTTTCAAAGTTAGGGTTGTATAAGGAATATATCTCTTTAAAAGATGCAGTTGATAAGTATAAAGCTAAGCTATATGAGCTTGAAGAGATTTATAAGAAGTGTAATTCAGCAGAGGTTACTTTAAACAACCTTAGAAAGGAGTATGGAGTTGATGATATTAAAAGCTATTTAAATGACATGATTGTTAAAGTTAATGAAAACATCAAAGATATAGAGGAGAGAATCAGCTATATTAAACAAAAACTCGATGAAATCAACTACTCTGAGGATAAATATAGAGAGATTGAGGAGGAATTTAAAAAGAAGCAGGAAGAGCTTAATATTATCGAGAGAGAGCTTAAAGTCGTTGAAAACAGTATTGAGTATTTAAAGGAAGAGATTGAGAAGATAAAAGAAAAATTGCAAAGCCTATCTGAGTTAGAGAAAGAGAAAGTTAAATTAGAAAGATTTGTAGAGTATTTGACAAAAATTAGAAAACTCTTTGGTAAAGATGGATTCCAGAGATATTTAAGAAGGAAATACATACCAATAATACAGAGACATCTAAATGAGGCATTCAATGAGTTTGATTTGCCCTACAGCTTTGTAGAACTTACTGAAGATTTTGATGTGAAGGTTCATTCCCCTAATGGTATCTTAACTATAGACAATCTAAGTGGAGGAGAGCAGATAGCTGTAGCTCTATCTTTGAGGTTGGCTATAGCAAATGCATTGGTTGGAAATAGAGTTGAGTGCATTATATTAGATGAGCCAACTGTCTATTTAGATGAAAATAGAAGGGCTAAGTTAGCTGAAATCTTTAAAAAGATTGACAACGTTCCACAGATGGTAATTATAACTCACCACAGAGAACTTGAGGATGTAGCAGATACTATAATCAATGTTACGAAAGAGGGAGGAGTTTCAAAAGTTAAGACAAACGAATGA
- a CDS encoding DNA repair exonuclease, whose protein sequence is MMFVHIADNHLGYRQYNLDEREEDIYNSFISCIKKILEIKPDVVLHSGDLFNDLRPPVKAIRLAMQAFKKLHEKNIKVYIIGGNHEMPKRLGRESPLALLKDYVKILDGKDVINVNGEEIFICGTYYHRKSKREELLDKLKKFEVESQNYKKRILMLHQGVNPYMPFDYELEHFDLPKFSYYAFGHVHKRILERFNDGILAYSGSTEIIYRDEYEDYKKEGKGFYLIDFSGNDLDINDIEKIDVECREFVEVNIRDQKSFNEAIDNISKCKNKPVVFGKIKREFKPWFESLKDKILINKAVVVDDEFIDLPDVDIESINIKELLVDYANKQGIDGDLVLSLYKALINNENWKDILDEYYNTKFRG, encoded by the coding sequence ATGATGTTTGTTCATATAGCTGATAATCACTTAGGCTATAGGCAATATAACTTAGATGAGAGAGAAGAAGACATTTATAACTCATTTATATCCTGCATAAAAAAGATTTTAGAGATAAAGCCAGATGTTGTTTTGCATAGTGGGGATTTATTTAATGATTTGAGGCCTCCAGTAAAAGCTATTAGGTTAGCTATGCAGGCGTTTAAAAAGTTACATGAAAAAAATATAAAGGTTTATATTATTGGAGGAAACCATGAAATGCCTAAAAGATTGGGAAGGGAATCACCATTAGCTTTATTAAAAGATTATGTTAAAATTTTAGATGGGAAGGATGTTATAAACGTAAATGGGGAAGAGATATTTATCTGTGGAACTTATTATCATAGAAAGAGTAAAAGAGAAGAATTATTGGATAAATTAAAAAAATTTGAAGTTGAGTCCCAAAACTACAAAAAAAGGATATTAATGCTTCATCAGGGAGTTAACCCATATATGCCATTTGACTATGAGTTGGAACATTTTGATTTACCAAAGTTTTCTTACTATGCATTTGGACATGTTCACAAAAGGATTTTAGAGAGATTTAACGATGGAATTTTAGCATATAGTGGTTCAACAGAGATTATTTATAGAGATGAATATGAGGATTACAAAAAGGAAGGGAAAGGATTTTATTTAATTGATTTTAGTGGGAATGATTTGGATATTAACGATATTGAAAAAATTGATGTTGAATGCAGGGAATTTGTAGAGGTAAATATTAGAGACCAGAAATCTTTTAATGAAGCGATAGATAACATCAGCAAATGTAAAAATAAGCCAGTTGTTTTTGGAAAAATTAAGAGAGAATTTAAACCATGGTTTGAGAGTTTAAAGGATAAAATTTTAATTAATAAGGCTGTTGTGGTTGATGATGAATTTATAGACTTACCAGATGTTGATATTGAATCAATAAACATCAAAGAGCTTTTAGTTGATTATGCAAATAAACAGGGAATTGATGGAGATTTAGTTTTAAGTTTGTACAAAGCCCTTATTAATAATGAAAATTGGAAAGATATTTTGGATGAATATTATAACACTAAATTTAGGGGATGA
- the mobB gene encoding molybdopterin-guanine dinucleotide biosynthesis protein B, whose amino-acid sequence MRVIGVIGYKDSGKTTLIEEILKHSDKKIAVIKHTIEDVEVDREGSDTYRFSNAGAKITVLATDNKTVFFTDRMDLENILSILSDYDIDFVIIEGFKEALKRLNIPKIVMLKDKDGSDLIDEHTAMIIEDYNYNIDDVLKVIYEKAIIPTMNLNCKHCGYNCKTFVKAVVEGEAKWDDCVLAKGIKIIVDGKIIPAVPFVSQIVGNTIKAMIETLKGVDNPKIIKVEIDTSKLNRTFTGKKFSEKN is encoded by the coding sequence ATGAGAGTTATAGGCGTTATTGGTTATAAAGATTCTGGTAAAACAACCCTAATTGAAGAAATTCTAAAACATTCTGATAAAAAAATAGCCGTTATCAAGCACACAATAGAAGATGTGGAAGTAGATAGGGAAGGAAGTGATACATATAGATTCTCAAATGCTGGGGCTAAAATAACAGTTTTAGCAACCGACAATAAGACTGTATTCTTCACAGATAGAATGGACTTAGAAAATATTTTATCAATACTATCAGATTACGATATAGATTTTGTTATTATAGAAGGTTTTAAAGAGGCTTTAAAGAGGTTAAACATCCCTAAGATAGTTATGCTTAAAGATAAGGATGGAAGTGATTTAATTGATGAACATACAGCAATGATAATTGAAGATTACAACTACAACATTGATGATGTTTTAAAAGTTATTTATGAAAAAGCTATAATCCCCACAATGAATTTAAACTGTAAGCACTGCGGTTATAATTGTAAAACATTTGTCAAGGCAGTTGTTGAAGGTGAGGCTAAGTGGGATGACTGTGTATTAGCGAAAGGTATAAAAATAATTGTTGATGGTAAAATAATTCCTGCTGTTCCTTTTGTCTCCCAGATTGTAGGTAACACAATTAAGGCAATGATTGAGACATTGAAGGGTGTTGATAATCCAAAGATTATTAAGGTTGAGATTGACACCTCCAAGCTGAATAGGACTTTCACAGGAAAAAAATTTTCAGAGAAAAATTAG
- a CDS encoding helix-turn-helix transcriptional regulator produces MEKYEKAAEIFKAFGDPTRLMILKLLCDNGSMCVCKIIDELKKPQPTISHHLNILKKAGIVRARKEGTWNFYYIVDDRVKEIIKLVDEL; encoded by the coding sequence ATGGAGAAGTACGAAAAAGCAGCAGAGATATTTAAAGCATTTGGAGACCCAACAAGATTAATGATTTTAAAGCTGTTATGCGATAATGGAAGTATGTGTGTCTGTAAAATAATAGATGAGTTGAAAAAGCCGCAGCCAACAATCTCACACCACTTAAACATTTTAAAGAAAGCAGGAATTGTTAGAGCAAGAAAAGAAGGGACATGGAACTTCTACTACATAGTTGATGACAGAGTTAAGGAGATTATCAAGTTAGTTGATGAATTATAA
- a CDS encoding GTP-binding protein translates to MGIEEEIRRIEEELKRTPYNKATQKHIGRLKAKLAKLREQAQSRGGGGGGKGYAVKKSGDATAAFVGFPSVGKSTLLNKLTNAKSEVGAYAFTTLTIVPGVMEHKGAKIQLLDAPGIIVGASSGKGRGTEVLSAVRSADLILLTVDIYTLEHLPVIEKELYNVGIRLDQRPPDVKIKVKDRGGINVSSTVPLTHIDEDTIEAILNEYRIHNADVVIREDITLEQFIDVVAGNRVYIPSLVVVNKIDLADEEYLKYIKQKLEEFGKEYVLVSGNKGINLDLLKDKIYEKLGFIKIYLKPQGKKPDFDEPLIMRRGATVKDVCEKLHKDFVRNFRYAQVWGKSAKHPGQRVGLDHKLEDEDILTIVIKR, encoded by the coding sequence ATGGGAATTGAAGAGGAAATTAGAAGGATAGAGGAGGAATTAAAAAGGACACCATATAACAAAGCTACACAGAAACACATTGGTAGGTTAAAAGCTAAGTTAGCTAAATTGAGGGAGCAGGCTCAAAGTAGAGGGGGAGGTGGAGGAGGAAAAGGTTATGCTGTAAAGAAAAGTGGAGATGCCACTGCAGCTTTTGTTGGATTTCCATCTGTTGGAAAATCCACTCTGCTAAATAAATTAACAAATGCTAAATCAGAAGTTGGAGCCTATGCATTCACCACCTTAACAATTGTTCCAGGAGTTATGGAACATAAAGGGGCTAAGATTCAGCTTTTAGATGCACCAGGTATTATTGTTGGTGCATCCTCAGGAAAAGGTAGAGGGACTGAGGTTTTATCTGCAGTAAGAAGTGCTGATTTGATTTTATTAACTGTAGATATTTACACCCTAGAACACCTTCCAGTTATTGAAAAAGAGCTCTACAATGTTGGGATTAGATTAGACCAAAGGCCACCAGATGTTAAAATTAAAGTTAAAGATAGAGGAGGGATTAATGTTAGCTCAACCGTTCCATTAACCCATATAGATGAAGATACAATTGAAGCAATATTGAATGAATATAGAATACACAACGCAGATGTTGTTATAAGGGAGGATATAACCTTAGAACAATTTATTGATGTTGTGGCAGGGAATAGAGTTTACATTCCATCTTTAGTGGTTGTAAATAAGATAGATTTAGCTGATGAAGAATATCTAAAATATATAAAACAAAAATTAGAGGAATTTGGTAAAGAGTATGTTTTAGTTTCTGGGAATAAAGGAATTAACTTGGATTTATTGAAAGATAAAATCTATGAAAAACTAGGATTTATAAAGATTTATTTAAAACCACAAGGGAAAAAGCCAGATTTTGATGAACCACTAATTATGAGAAGAGGAGCTACTGTAAAAGATGTTTGTGAAAAACTACATAAAGATTTCGTTAGAAATTTCAGATATGCTCAAGTTTGGGGAAAATCTGCAAAACATCCTGGGCAGAGAGTTGGATTAGACCATAAATTAGAGGATGAAGACATTTTAACAATTGTTATAAAGAGATAA
- the map gene encoding type II methionyl aminopeptidase has product MEIEGYEKIIEAGKIASKVREEAKKLIKPGVKLLEVAEFVENRIRELGGEPAFPCNISINEIAAHYTPKLNDNLEFKEGDVVKLDLGAHVDGYIADTAITIDLSNSYKDLVKASEDALYTVIKEINPPMNIGEMGKIIQEVIESYGYKPISNLSGHVMHRYELHTGISIPNVYERTNQYIDVGDLVAIEPFATNGFGMVKDGKIGNIYKFLAKRPIRLPQAKRILDVIAKNYPYLPFAERWVLKSESERLALNSLIRASCIYGYPVLKERENGIVSQSEHTILITENGIEITTK; this is encoded by the coding sequence ATGGAGATTGAAGGATATGAAAAAATTATAGAAGCTGGAAAAATTGCATCTAAGGTTAGAGAGGAAGCAAAAAAGCTAATAAAGCCTGGAGTTAAGCTATTAGAAGTTGCTGAATTTGTTGAAAATAGAATTAGAGAGTTAGGAGGAGAGCCAGCTTTTCCATGCAACATATCAATTAATGAGATAGCTGCCCACTACACACCAAAATTAAATGATAACTTAGAGTTTAAAGAGGGAGATGTTGTTAAATTGGATTTGGGAGCTCATGTAGATGGCTATATTGCAGATACTGCCATCACAATAGATTTATCAAACTCCTATAAAGATTTGGTAAAGGCATCTGAAGATGCATTATACACAGTTATTAAAGAGATAAATCCACCAATGAATATTGGAGAGATGGGAAAGATTATTCAAGAGGTTATTGAGAGTTATGGCTACAAGCCAATATCTAACCTCTCTGGACATGTAATGCATAGATATGAGTTGCATACTGGTATTAGCATTCCAAATGTTTATGAAAGGACTAATCAGTATATAGATGTTGGAGATTTGGTAGCTATAGAGCCATTTGCAACAAACGGTTTTGGAATGGTTAAAGATGGGAAAATAGGAAACATATATAAGTTCTTAGCCAAAAGACCAATTAGGTTACCACAGGCAAAAAGAATTTTAGATGTTATAGCAAAAAATTATCCTTATCTACCATTTGCTGAGAGATGGGTTTTAAAAAGTGAGAGTGAGAGATTGGCTTTAAACTCATTAATTAGGGCTTCATGCATTTATGGCTATCCAGTATTAAAAGAGAGAGAAAACGGCATAGTTAGCCAATCGGAGCATACAATATTGATAACCGAAAATGGCATTGAGATAACAACAAAATAA
- the trpE gene encoding anthranilate synthase component I yields MIIKKIKMDVCPLDVYEQIRGENTFLLESAEGVPKVARYSILGRAEGKLAFKEGKLKVESFTEFGDKVKDLEGKYECPLDALREVRNEYLKYIDISNIEPIPRFKGGLVGYLSYDIIRYWIDLSNINPKPINDLKFPDAEFFIVKDFISFDLKEKVINLIAEDEEGIRELEKIVEKGKTKDSKEKEEKPIKHKEELKIKSNMSKEEFIEAVKKAKEYIFAGDIFQVVLSRRIEIDLDNLDHLEIYKKVREINPSPYMYYLDFGDRKIIGSSPEILVRTDYKDGKRLVITRPIAGTIRRGKTEEEDKELEKKLLSDEKERAEHVMLVDLARNDIGKISKFGTVEVTDFMIIEKYSHVQHIVSNVVGELKDNYDSFLAVKATFPAGTLSGAPKVRAMEIIEELEKTWRGPYGGGVGYFGWDDLMDLAITIRTFVISKDKGYIQVGAGIVADSIPENEWEETERKGMANVKTIESLVKFK; encoded by the coding sequence ATGATAATTAAAAAGATAAAAATGGATGTTTGTCCATTAGATGTTTATGAGCAAATTAGGGGAGAAAATACATTTTTGTTGGAATCAGCAGAGGGAGTTCCAAAGGTTGCAAGATACTCAATCTTAGGAAGAGCAGAGGGAAAATTAGCGTTTAAAGAAGGAAAGTTAAAAGTTGAAAGCTTTACAGAATTTGGAGATAAGGTTAAGGATTTAGAAGGGAAATATGAATGTCCCTTAGATGCTTTAAGAGAAGTTAGAAATGAATATCTTAAATATATTGATATATCCAACATTGAACCAATACCAAGATTTAAGGGAGGTTTGGTTGGATATTTAAGCTATGATATTATCAGATACTGGATAGACTTATCAAACATCAATCCAAAGCCAATAAATGATTTAAAATTCCCTGATGCAGAGTTCTTTATTGTTAAGGACTTTATTTCATTTGATTTGAAGGAAAAGGTTATTAATTTAATAGCAGAGGATGAAGAAGGTATTAGAGAACTTGAAAAAATTGTAGAAAAAGGAAAGACTAAGGATAGCAAAGAGAAAGAAGAAAAACCTATAAAACATAAAGAAGAATTAAAAATCAAATCTAACATGAGTAAGGAAGAGTTCATTGAGGCAGTAAAAAAGGCTAAGGAATACATCTTTGCTGGAGATATATTCCAAGTGGTTTTATCAAGAAGAATAGAGATTGATTTGGATAACTTAGACCATTTAGAGATTTATAAAAAGGTTAGGGAAATAAATCCTTCTCCATACATGTATTACTTAGATTTTGGTGATAGAAAGATTATTGGCTCATCACCAGAGATTTTAGTTAGAACTGACTATAAAGATGGGAAGAGATTGGTTATAACAAGACCTATAGCTGGAACAATAAGGAGAGGTAAGACAGAGGAAGAAGACAAAGAGTTAGAGAAAAAGCTGTTAAGTGACGAGAAAGAGAGAGCTGAACATGTTATGCTTGTAGATTTAGCAAGGAATGACATTGGAAAGATATCAAAATTTGGAACTGTAGAAGTTACAGATTTTATGATTATTGAGAAATACTCCCATGTTCAGCATATAGTAAGTAATGTTGTTGGGGAGTTAAAAGATAACTATGATTCATTCTTAGCTGTAAAAGCTACATTCCCAGCTGGAACTTTGAGTGGAGCCCCAAAAGTTAGAGCGATGGAGATTATTGAAGAGCTTGAAAAGACATGGAGAGGGCCTTATGGTGGGGGAGTTGGTTACTTTGGATGGGACGATTTAATGGATTTAGCAATAACAATTAGAACCTTTGTAATCTCAAAAGATAAGGGCTATATCCAAGTTGGTGCTGGAATAGTTGCTGATTCAATTCCAGAAAATGAGTGGGAAGAAACAGAAAGGAAAGGAATGGCTAATGTTAAGACGATTGAGAGTTTAGTTAAATTTAAATAA
- a CDS encoding serine/threonine-protein kinase RIO2, protein MIKKLIEALRQAQDEDFKILKIIELSMRYHEWVPLDEIVRKAKMPEKDVLYRLKRLNKFGFVVRSTYGYAVSMGGYDALAVNAFVKKGILKAIGNKLGVGKEGDVYTVLLSDGREAVLKFHKHGRTCFTRGKRYRGYLADKHHISWLYVSRLTAEREFEILNELFPTVKVPEPIEWNRHAIIMGKVVGEELKRLDLSEFMSKEEIKDLFWKIIEEVKKAYEIGYIHGDLSEFNILLDENGDFVIIDWPQAVPKYHPDAEFYLKRDIWNVIRYFKKYKIDKEDERIDVDKIFAYITGKGLSQDKYSIVY, encoded by the coding sequence ATAATTAAAAAACTAATTGAGGCATTAAGACAGGCACAAGATGAAGATTTTAAAATATTAAAAATTATAGAATTGTCAATGAGATATCATGAGTGGGTGCCATTAGATGAGATTGTTAGAAAGGCAAAGATGCCTGAAAAGGATGTGTTATATAGATTAAAGAGACTGAACAAATTTGGGTTTGTTGTAAGAAGCACTTATGGTTATGCTGTCTCAATGGGAGGCTATGATGCTTTAGCTGTAAATGCATTTGTTAAAAAAGGAATATTAAAAGCTATAGGCAATAAATTAGGTGTTGGTAAGGAAGGAGATGTTTATACTGTCTTGCTAAGTGATGGAAGAGAGGCAGTTTTAAAATTCCATAAGCATGGAAGAACATGCTTTACAAGAGGGAAGAGGTATAGAGGGTATTTAGCTGATAAACATCATATAAGCTGGCTCTATGTTTCAAGATTAACGGCTGAGAGAGAATTTGAGATTTTAAATGAGTTATTCCCAACAGTTAAAGTTCCTGAACCAATAGAGTGGAATAGACATGCCATAATTATGGGTAAAGTTGTTGGAGAAGAGTTGAAGAGATTAGATTTATCAGAATTTATGAGTAAAGAGGAAATTAAAGACTTATTCTGGAAAATTATTGAAGAGGTTAAAAAAGCTTATGAAATTGGATATATACATGGAGATTTGAGTGAATTTAACATTTTATTGGATGAGAATGGGGATTTTGTTATTATTGACTGGCCTCAGGCGGTTCCTAAATACCATCCAGACGCTGAATTCTACTTAAAGAGAGATATTTGGAATGTAATAAGATACTTCAAAAAGTATAAGATTGATAAGGAAGATGAAAGGATTGATGTTGATAAAATTTTCGCTTATATAACTGGAAAAGGACTTTCGCAGGATAAATACTCTATTGTATATTGA